A genomic region of Pirellulales bacterium contains the following coding sequences:
- a CDS encoding alpha-E domain-containing protein — protein MLSRVADCVFWMSRYIERAENAARFVDVNLNLTLDLGGTLANQWDPLIYTSGDHEQFYQRYGTANQKNAVAMLAFDEENPNSIVSCLKFARENARTVREIIAAPVWEELNKFYLLVKEAARNGRAADNPFEFFNTVKRSGQLIVGIMEATMSRGEAWHFAQMGRLLERADKTSRILDVKYYILLPSVSDVGTPTDAIQWSALLKSASALEMYRKRHGQITPTEVVEFLILNAEFPRALRFCLRGAEESLHAVTGTAPTTFRNQAERRLGQLRSELDYAQIGDIIERGLHEFIDSFQNNLNLVGDAIHTTFFAQRTVASPTSTRHGAPQ, from the coding sequence ATGCTCAGCAGAGTGGCCGATTGCGTCTTCTGGATGAGCCGCTACATCGAGCGTGCAGAAAACGCCGCGCGGTTCGTCGATGTCAATCTAAATCTCACCCTCGACCTCGGCGGCACGCTGGCCAACCAATGGGATCCGCTGATTTACACCAGCGGCGATCACGAACAATTCTATCAACGATATGGCACGGCGAATCAAAAAAACGCCGTCGCCATGCTGGCTTTTGACGAGGAAAATCCTAATTCCATCGTTTCCTGTCTGAAGTTTGCCCGCGAAAACGCCCGTACCGTCCGCGAAATCATCGCCGCGCCCGTGTGGGAGGAACTCAACAAGTTTTATCTGCTGGTGAAAGAGGCGGCCCGTAACGGACGAGCCGCCGACAATCCTTTCGAGTTCTTTAACACCGTCAAGAGAAGCGGACAGTTAATCGTGGGCATTATGGAAGCCACCATGTCGCGCGGGGAAGCGTGGCATTTTGCCCAGATGGGCCGCTTGTTGGAACGCGCCGACAAAACTTCCCGTATCTTGGATGTCAAGTATTACATTCTGTTGCCCAGCGTGTCCGATGTGGGCACTCCCACCGACGCCATTCAATGGTCCGCCTTGCTGAAATCCGCCAGCGCCTTGGAAATGTATCGCAAGCGACATGGGCAAATTACTCCGACCGAGGTCGTGGAGTTTTTAATTCTCAACGCCGAATTCCCCAGAGCCCTGCGTTTTTGCTTGCGCGGTGCGGAAGAGTCGTTGCATGCCGTCACCGGCACCGCTCCGACCACCTTTCGCAATCAGGCGGAACGCCGTTTGGGCCAGCTTCGCTCTGAGCTAGATTATGCCCAAATTGGCGACATTATTGAACGTGGGCTGCACGAATTCATCGACAGTTTTCAAAATAATCTAAATCTCGTCGGCGATGCAATTCACACAACTTTTTTCGCACAGCGCACGGTAGCCTCTCCCACTTCAACTCGACATGGAGCCCCTCAATGA
- a CDS encoding proteasome-type protease, translated as MKVEKGLVGIADTRITSGAECITARKLVVFHHAGHPLFVMTSGLRSVRDKIITYFEETLDETTSEFDRLHKALNALASQTRRVAAEDKEALENSKLLFNFHALVGGQMKHDREHKLYLLYPQGNWVEVGAGTPYCIIGETGYGKPILDRTLKYSDGMQLALKVGTLAFDSTRISSATVDFPLDVVVFESGGQEMYEYRYEKADLAESCQWWQERLRASLSELPSQWLEKAFARMERRHTETIPISG; from the coding sequence ATGAAGGTAGAAAAAGGTCTGGTGGGAATTGCCGATACCCGAATCACTTCCGGGGCGGAATGTATTACCGCTCGGAAGCTTGTCGTGTTTCATCACGCCGGGCACCCACTATTTGTAATGACCTCAGGGCTCCGCAGCGTGCGAGACAAAATTATTACGTACTTCGAGGAAACTCTGGACGAAACCACTTCAGAATTCGATCGTTTGCACAAAGCACTGAATGCTCTTGCTTCCCAAACCCGCCGCGTCGCTGCCGAAGACAAGGAGGCACTGGAAAATAGCAAGCTGCTGTTTAATTTTCACGCCCTGGTTGGCGGTCAGATGAAGCATGATCGCGAACATAAACTGTACCTGCTTTATCCGCAAGGCAATTGGGTGGAAGTTGGCGCAGGAACGCCGTATTGCATTATTGGTGAAACTGGTTACGGAAAACCGATCCTGGACCGAACACTCAAATACTCCGATGGCATGCAACTGGCTCTCAAAGTGGGCACATTGGCCTTCGACAGCACGCGGATCAGCAGCGCCACTGTCGATTTTCCCCTCGACGTTGTTGTGTTTGAAAGCGGCGGTCAAGAGATGTACGAGTATCGATACGAAAAGGCCGACTTGGCGGAAAGCTGCCAATGGTGGCAGGAACGCCTGCGCGCATCGCTCAGCGAATTGCCTTCGCAATGGCTCGAGAAAGCCTTTGCACGCATGGAACGACGACACACCGAAACCATTCCCATCAGTGGGTAA